The Manihot esculenta cultivar AM560-2 chromosome 1, M.esculenta_v8, whole genome shotgun sequence genome has a window encoding:
- the LOC110629019 gene encoding short-chain dehydrogenase reductase 3b: protein MSKPRLEGKVALITGAASGIGEEAVRLFAENGAFVVAADVQDDLGHLVVASIGSHRATYRHCDVRDEQEVEETVNFTLEKYGKLDILFSNAGIMGPLTSILELDIQGFDNTMATNVRGVAATIKHAARAMVAKNIRGSIICTTSVASLLAGTGPHAYTVSKHALVGLVRTACSELGVHGIRVNCISPFGVATPLSCKAYNLEPSEVEANSCALANLKGIVLKAKHVAEAALFLASDESAYISGHNLAVDGGFTVVNQSFSAI, encoded by the exons ATGTCTAAGCCAAG GTTGGAGGGTAAGGTTGCGCTGATCACTGGTGCAGCTAGCGGGATTGGTGAGGAGGCTGTGAGATTATTTGCAGAGAATGGAGCCTTTGTTGTGGCCGCCGATGTCCAGGATGATTTAGGGCACCTTGTGGTGGCTTCAATAGGCTCGCATAGAGCTACTTATCGACACTGCGATGTGAGAGATGAGCAGGAAGTAGAGGAAACAGTGAATTTCACCTTGGAGAAATATGGAAAACTTGATATTCTTTTCAGTAATGCTGGAATCATGGGTCCATTAACAAGCATCTTGGAGCTTGACATTCAAGGGTTCGACAACACCATGGCCACCAATGTACGTGGCGTGGCTGCCACAATCAAACACGCCGCCCGTGCAATGGTGGCTAAAAACATTCGCGGTTCTATCATATGCACGACCAGTGTTGCATCTCTTCTGGCTGGGACCGGACCACATGCATACACAGTTTCGAAGCATGCACTTGTGGGTCTGGTGAGAACAGCTTGTAGTGAGTTAGGGGTTCATGGGATACGAGTGAATTGCATCTCTCCCTTCGGAGTTGCAACTCCACTTTCTTGCAAGGCTTACAATTTGGAACCCAGTGAAGTTGAAGCAAATAGCTGTGCCTTGGCGAATTTGAAGGGAATAGTGTTGAAGGCTAAACATGTAGCAGAGGCAGCTCTATTTCTGGCATCGGATGAATCGGCATATATCAGCGGCCATAACTTGGCTGTTGATGGAGGATTCACGGTGGTTAACCAAAGCTTTTCAGCCATCTAA